A part of Tardiphaga sp. vice304 genomic DNA contains:
- a CDS encoding response regulator — protein MTQIRILHVDDEPDIREVVEISLGIDPDFVIRSCGSGAEALVLATEWLPDVILMDVMMPAMDGPATLERLRENPATNRIPVIFMTARAQTRELDQFRALGAIGVVPKPFDPMTLAVTVRDYIAPPDDPLKELRDGFLLRLDRDARRLVELRDDLRSGDTSSDMMVSLRYLAHNLAGASGIYGYIPISNAAAALEDAIIADQAGTGDAIVRAIDALLDITEHQAELRGQLAHAESRTI, from the coding sequence ATGACACAGATTCGCATCCTCCATGTCGACGACGAACCCGACATTCGCGAGGTGGTGGAAATCTCGCTTGGAATAGATCCTGACTTCGTTATTCGCAGTTGTGGCTCTGGGGCGGAGGCCCTGGTGTTGGCGACGGAGTGGCTGCCGGACGTCATCCTGATGGATGTGATGATGCCGGCGATGGACGGGCCCGCTACGCTGGAGCGACTGCGGGAAAATCCGGCGACGAACAGAATCCCGGTGATCTTCATGACGGCGCGCGCCCAGACCCGCGAGCTCGATCAATTCCGGGCGCTTGGTGCCATCGGCGTGGTGCCCAAGCCATTCGATCCAATGACCTTGGCAGTTACGGTGCGTGACTACATCGCGCCACCAGATGATCCGCTCAAGGAGTTGCGGGACGGGTTCTTGCTGCGGCTCGATCGTGACGCCCGGCGTTTGGTGGAGCTGCGCGACGATTTGCGCTCGGGGGATACATCCAGCGATATGATGGTAAGCCTGCGGTATCTAGCGCACAATCTGGCGGGCGCCAGCGGAATCTACGGATATATACCGATCAGCAACGCAGCGGCCGCCCTCGAGGATGCGATCATCGCCGATCAGGCCGGCACGGGCGATGCGATCGTACGTGCCATCGACGCCCTGCTGGACATTACCGAACATCAAGCCGAGCTACGTGGGCAGTTAGCGCATGCCGAAAGCAGAACCATCTAG
- a CDS encoding response regulator translates to MAQLVLSTEGDDVVGNSVELDELDLPSTAPKMLIADDDPTVVRALADRCTRMGFDVETATNGMQAMLKASRSKPDILLVDVSMPEVDGFSVCAHLLDPTRKPLHVVVVTGSRDFEVIERCEGFGAFYAHKGPTFWRELEGALAEIYPALASKIQHCGSHPAAAKIRTRPRVLLIDDDQDVRAFLASRLKKYGVETVCASDATQGYRMACREDPTVIVSDYFMPNGDAQHLLIRLRTTPATCNVPVIVVSGRHLGEVIKQGLRREICGRAGAAAIMQKSLDCQELFGMLQNFCGFELDARNIY, encoded by the coding sequence ATGGCGCAATTGGTTTTGAGCACCGAAGGCGATGACGTGGTTGGAAACTCCGTGGAGCTGGACGAACTCGATTTGCCCAGTACCGCGCCGAAAATGCTGATCGCCGATGATGACCCGACCGTCGTGAGGGCGCTGGCGGATCGCTGTACCCGGATGGGTTTCGACGTCGAGACCGCGACCAATGGCATGCAGGCGATGCTCAAGGCGTCCCGGTCGAAGCCGGATATTCTCCTGGTCGACGTCAGCATGCCGGAGGTCGACGGGTTCTCGGTATGCGCCCATCTGCTGGACCCGACTCGCAAACCGCTCCATGTGGTGGTGGTGACGGGAAGTCGCGACTTCGAGGTAATCGAGCGCTGCGAAGGCTTTGGCGCGTTCTATGCCCATAAGGGTCCCACGTTCTGGCGTGAACTCGAAGGCGCGCTCGCGGAGATCTACCCGGCTCTGGCGTCGAAGATCCAGCATTGCGGGTCGCACCCCGCGGCTGCCAAGATCAGGACGCGCCCGCGCGTGCTGCTGATCGATGACGATCAGGATGTCAGGGCATTCCTGGCCAGCCGCCTCAAGAAATACGGCGTCGAGACGGTTTGCGCCAGCGATGCGACGCAGGGGTATCGCATGGCCTGCCGCGAGGATCCGACGGTCATTGTTTCCGACTACTTCATGCCAAATGGCGATGCGCAGCATCTCCTGATCCGGTTGCGCACAACACCCGCCACCTGCAACGTCCCGGTGATCGTGGTCAGCGGGCGGCATCTGGGGGAAGTGATCAAGCAGGGTCTACGCCGCGAAATCTGTGGTCGGGCCGGCGCGGCCGCCATCATGCAAAAATCGCTCGACTGTCAGGAGCTGTTCGGAATGCTGCAGAATTTCTGTGGCTTTGAGCTCGACGCCCGAAACATTTACTAA
- a CDS encoding MBL fold metallo-hydrolase, with translation MLRSLLAVVALLGVWVSPAAAQQAGRGSECLAMASAPPRAIPVSLRRTAARAEEVSITYAGHSTYYIDTPGGVTIATDYNGVYRLDRVPDAVTMNRAHSTHYTLYPDPAIKHVLHGWTDSGQPAQIHQRVGDVLIRNVTTDTRRYYSDDGNAGMVKDGNSIFIFEVAGLCIGHLGHLHHKLDESHFAQIGRLDIVMVPIDGSYTMSLDGISEITKRLRASVVLPMHRFATPLSDFMKRIGRDFAIDQRNARTLRMSLGALPNAPTVIILDGV, from the coding sequence ATGTTGCGATCCCTGCTTGCTGTCGTTGCGCTGCTAGGAGTGTGGGTCTCGCCGGCCGCAGCCCAACAGGCCGGACGCGGAAGCGAGTGTCTGGCGATGGCCAGCGCGCCGCCACGCGCGATTCCCGTCAGCCTGCGGCGCACCGCCGCACGGGCCGAGGAAGTCTCGATCACCTATGCCGGTCACTCGACCTACTACATCGACACACCGGGTGGCGTGACCATCGCCACCGACTACAACGGCGTCTACCGGCTCGACCGGGTGCCCGACGCCGTGACCATGAACCGCGCCCACAGCACGCATTACACGCTGTATCCCGATCCGGCGATCAAGCACGTTCTGCACGGCTGGACCGACAGCGGCCAGCCAGCCCAGATCCACCAGCGCGTCGGCGACGTGCTGATCCGCAACGTCACCACCGACACAAGGCGCTATTACAGCGACGACGGCAATGCCGGCATGGTCAAGGACGGCAATTCGATCTTCATCTTCGAGGTCGCCGGCCTGTGCATCGGCCATCTCGGCCATTTGCACCACAAACTCGACGAGAGCCATTTCGCGCAGATCGGCCGGCTCGACATCGTGATGGTGCCGATCGACGGCAGCTACACGATGTCGCTCGACGGCATCTCCGAGATTACCAAACGGCTGCGCGCCTCGGTGGTGCTGCCGATGCACCGCTTCGCCACGCCGCTCAGCGATTTCATGAAGCGGATCGGCCGGGACTTTGCGATCGACCAGCGTAACGCGCGAACGCTGCGGATGTCGCTCGGCGCGCTACCCAACGCGCCGACGGTGATTATTCTGGACGGCGTCTAA
- a CDS encoding EamA family transporter, giving the protein MFSTAALWIPFTILAAIGQVARNAMQRSLTGPLGTWGATNIRFLFGFPFSIVFFGVVIVATGDRVPWPTPAFWPWLLLGALSQILATGLMLAAMNDRSFVVTTAYLKTEAIQTAIFGFIFLGDHLTALKVVAILIATVGVVVTALRPGAVRDIGSWRPTVLGLVAAAAFAFSAVGFRGAILAVPDVSFVTAASYTLVWGLFVQTLVLTIYLVMRAPKVLQDILRLWKPSLLAGFMGAAASQFWFLAFALTAAANVRTLALVEVLFAQAVAYYSFKQPLSARELSGIALIVVGVALLVAV; this is encoded by the coding sequence ATGTTCAGCACGGCCGCGCTCTGGATTCCCTTCACCATTCTCGCCGCCATAGGGCAGGTGGCACGCAATGCCATGCAGCGCTCGCTGACCGGTCCGCTCGGCACCTGGGGCGCGACCAATATCCGCTTCCTGTTCGGCTTCCCGTTCTCGATCGTGTTTTTCGGGGTGGTCATCGTCGCCACCGGCGACCGGGTTCCGTGGCCGACTCCGGCGTTCTGGCCGTGGCTGCTGCTCGGCGCGCTCAGCCAGATCCTTGCCACCGGCCTGATGCTGGCGGCGATGAACGACCGTTCCTTCGTGGTGACGACGGCGTATCTGAAGACCGAAGCGATCCAGACCGCGATCTTCGGCTTTATCTTTCTTGGCGATCACCTGACGGCGCTGAAGGTGGTCGCGATCCTGATCGCGACCGTCGGCGTGGTAGTCACGGCGCTGCGGCCCGGTGCCGTGCGCGACATCGGCAGTTGGCGCCCGACGGTGCTCGGCCTGGTCGCGGCCGCGGCGTTTGCGTTCTCGGCAGTCGGCTTTCGCGGTGCCATCCTCGCGGTGCCCGACGTGTCGTTCGTGACGGCGGCGTCCTATACGCTGGTGTGGGGCCTGTTCGTGCAGACCTTGGTGCTGACGATCTATCTGGTCATGCGTGCGCCAAAAGTGCTGCAGGATATCTTGCGGCTGTGGAAGCCGTCGCTGCTGGCCGGCTTCATGGGGGCCGCGGCCTCGCAATTCTGGTTCCTCGCCTTCGCGCTGACCGCCGCCGCCAATGTCCGCACGCTTGCGCTGGTCGAGGTGCTGTTTGCGCAAGCCGTGGCGTATTATTCGTTCAAACAGCCGCTCTCAGCGCGGGAATTGTCAGGCATTGCGCTGATCGTGGTCGGCGTGGCACTGCTGGTGGCGGTATGA
- a CDS encoding EamA family transporter: MGADTAWSWQFWALLSAVFAALTAIFAKIGVSDIDSDLATFIRTIVVLTSLAAILFATGKFTGAGPISTRTWIFLVLSGLGTGASWLCYFRALKLGPASLVAPIDKLSVVFVALFAITFLGERPSLNGWLGIALIAAGAVLIAFKA, encoded by the coding sequence GTGGGCGCTGACACCGCGTGGTCGTGGCAGTTCTGGGCGCTGCTGTCCGCAGTGTTCGCGGCGCTGACCGCGATCTTTGCCAAGATCGGCGTCTCCGACATCGACTCCGATCTCGCCACCTTCATCCGCACCATCGTGGTCCTGACCAGCCTTGCGGCGATCCTGTTCGCTACCGGAAAATTTACTGGAGCGGGCCCCATCTCGACCAGGACCTGGATTTTTCTGGTGCTGTCGGGCCTCGGCACCGGCGCGTCCTGGCTGTGCTACTTTCGCGCCCTGAAACTCGGGCCGGCCTCGCTGGTCGCACCGATCGACAAGCTCAGCGTCGTGTTCGTCGCGCTGTTCGCCATAACGTTTCTCGGTGAACGGCCATCGCTGAACGGCTGGCTCGGGATCGCGCTGATCGCGGCAGGCGCCGTGCTGATCGCCTTCAAGGCCTGA
- a CDS encoding DUF1178 family protein, whose product MIRYTLRCDRGHGFESWFQSSGAYDSQVKRKLVSCPNCGSVRVEKAIMAPQIGRKGKARDASETTEPAASNEGSTASTPLMMAQESELRAKIKELRDHVTKNADNVGEKFPDEARKMHYGDIEHRPIYGEASPDEARSLIDEGIEVSPLPVLPGDRN is encoded by the coding sequence ATGATCCGCTACACACTGCGCTGCGACCGCGGCCACGGCTTCGAGAGCTGGTTCCAGAGCTCGGGCGCCTATGACAGCCAGGTCAAGCGCAAGCTCGTGAGCTGCCCGAACTGCGGTTCCGTGAGGGTCGAGAAGGCGATCATGGCGCCGCAGATCGGCCGGAAGGGCAAGGCCCGCGACGCATCGGAAACCACTGAGCCTGCGGCGTCCAATGAAGGCAGCACCGCCTCGACTCCGCTGATGATGGCGCAAGAGTCTGAACTGCGCGCCAAGATAAAGGAACTGCGCGACCACGTGACTAAGAACGCCGACAATGTCGGCGAGAAATTCCCCGACGAGGCGCGCAAGATGCATTACGGCGATATCGAGCATCGCCCGATCTACGGCGAGGCGAGCCCCGACGAAGCACGATCTCTGATCGATGAAGGTATCGAGGTGTCACCGCTGCCGGTTCTCCCTGGCGATCGGAACTAA
- a CDS encoding carbon-nitrogen hydrolase family protein yields MSENQIFTAAMVQMRSGLLAGPNLEQGRHLIREAALAGAHYVQTPEVSNMMQENRKSLFEHLRTEADDESLKAYRALAAELKIHLHIGSLAVLATPDRAANRSFLIGPDGMVLASYDKIHMFDIDLPNGETYRESANYQPGETAVISDLPWGRIGLTICYDLRFPALYRALAESGASFLAVPSAFTQKTGEAHWHTLLRARAIENGAFVFAAAQGGVHENKRATYGHSMIIDPWGKVIAEATGSDPGFILAEIDPAKVTAARASVPSLQHGRRFSVADPKAGPDYLHLVREAT; encoded by the coding sequence ATGAGCGAAAACCAGATTTTCACCGCCGCGATGGTGCAGATGCGCAGCGGCCTGCTCGCCGGGCCGAACCTGGAACAGGGCCGCCATCTTATCCGCGAGGCGGCGCTGGCCGGCGCGCATTACGTGCAGACGCCCGAAGTCAGCAACATGATGCAGGAAAACCGCAAATCGCTATTCGAGCATTTGCGCACCGAGGCAGACGACGAATCGCTGAAGGCCTATCGCGCGCTCGCCGCCGAGCTGAAGATCCATCTGCACATCGGATCGCTCGCCGTGCTGGCGACGCCGGACCGCGCCGCCAACCGCTCGTTCCTGATCGGGCCGGACGGCATGGTGCTGGCGAGCTACGACAAGATTCACATGTTCGACATCGACCTGCCGAACGGCGAGACCTATCGCGAAAGCGCCAATTACCAGCCCGGCGAGACCGCCGTGATCTCCGACCTGCCGTGGGGCCGCATCGGCCTGACGATCTGCTATGACCTGCGCTTTCCGGCGCTGTACCGCGCCTTGGCCGAGAGCGGCGCGTCGTTCCTCGCGGTGCCCTCAGCGTTTACCCAGAAGACCGGCGAGGCGCACTGGCACACGCTGCTGCGCGCCCGCGCCATCGAGAACGGCGCCTTCGTCTTTGCGGCCGCACAAGGCGGCGTGCATGAGAACAAGCGCGCCACCTATGGCCATTCGATGATCATCGACCCCTGGGGCAAGGTGATCGCCGAGGCCACAGGATCCGACCCGGGCTTCATCCTCGCCGAGATCGACCCGGCCAAGGTCACGGCCGCGCGCGCCAGCGTGCCGTCGCTGCAGCACGGCCGCCGGTTCAGCGTCGCCGATCCCAAGGCCGGCCCGGATTATCTGCACCTCGTTCGTGAAGCGACATGA
- the grxC gene encoding glutaredoxin 3, producing the protein MAAAIEIYTRPGCGYCSAAISLLQRKKAAFTHFDTANDPTLRQQMFDRTEPGATFPQIFIDGTHVGGCDDLYALDREGKLDGMIAGEKATS; encoded by the coding sequence ATGGCCGCCGCGATCGAAATCTATACCCGTCCCGGCTGTGGCTATTGCAGCGCTGCGATCTCGTTGCTGCAGCGCAAGAAGGCGGCGTTTACGCATTTCGACACCGCGAACGACCCCACTCTCCGCCAGCAGATGTTCGATCGCACCGAGCCCGGCGCGACCTTCCCGCAGATCTTCATCGACGGTACGCATGTCGGCGGCTGCGACGACCTCTACGCGCTCGACCGCGAGGGCAAACTGGACGGCATGATCGCCGGCGAAAAGGCCACCTCATGA
- a CDS encoding ComF family protein — MDTGPAPSHSLAAPFLGALRLAHLAWTHAARAALDIALPTLCVACREPVAGEGVCAACWAKLSFIAPPYCARLGIPFVYDPGPGILSMQAIADPPAYQRARAAVRYDDVARTLVHQLKYHDRTDLAPSMGRWMARAGKELLDEADLLVPVPLHWRRGFSRRFNQSGALARTISRHSGVAVSRDALRRVRPTEHQVGLSRAERAANVQGAFKVAPSSRAEIQGRRVVLIDDVLTSGATVDACARALLRAKAAQVDVLVFARVVDALRSPI, encoded by the coding sequence ATGGACACCGGACCTGCCCCCTCCCATTCCCTCGCCGCGCCATTCCTCGGCGCGCTGCGGCTCGCCCATCTGGCCTGGACCCACGCCGCCCGCGCGGCCCTCGATATCGCGCTGCCGACGTTGTGCGTGGCGTGCCGCGAACCGGTCGCCGGCGAGGGCGTTTGCGCGGCGTGCTGGGCCAAGCTGTCGTTCATCGCGCCACCCTATTGCGCACGGCTGGGGATTCCGTTCGTCTACGATCCCGGACCGGGCATCCTGTCGATGCAGGCGATTGCCGATCCGCCGGCCTATCAGCGGGCGCGGGCCGCCGTGCGCTATGACGACGTCGCGCGCACGCTGGTGCACCAGCTGAAATACCATGACCGCACCGATCTCGCGCCGTCGATGGGGCGCTGGATGGCCCGCGCCGGTAAGGAACTGCTGGATGAGGCCGACCTCCTGGTGCCGGTGCCGCTGCACTGGCGGCGCGGCTTTTCACGCCGCTTCAACCAGTCCGGCGCGCTGGCCCGCACCATCAGCCGGCACAGCGGCGTGGCGGTATCGCGGGATGCGCTGCGCCGGGTGCGGCCGACCGAGCACCAAGTCGGGCTATCGCGCGCCGAGCGGGCCGCCAATGTGCAGGGCGCCTTCAAGGTCGCCCCCTCCAGCCGCGCCGAGATCCAGGGCCGCCGCGTCGTGCTGATCGACGACGTGCTGACCTCGGGGGCCACCGTGGACGCCTGCGCCCGTGCGCTGCTGCGCGCCAAAGCGGCGCAGGTCGATGTGCTGGTGTTCGCCCGGGTTGTGGACGCCCTGCGCTCCCCCATATAA
- a CDS encoding methyltransferase domain-containing protein translates to MAPNPSAPILFDRALLRARQARARKLGAATFLLDRAAEEMDERLHAVLRTFTNGADVATPGDGLRAAIADRVGTLAHVAVPDAEGDGLGLAPESLDLAVSALGLHFVNDLPGVMAQLRRALKPDGLLMVAMLGGDTLTELRQSFAAAEAELDGGLSPRVAPFADLRDLGALLQRAGFALPVTDVERIVVRYDSAFALMQDLRRMGATNVLMERRRTPLRRATLLRMAQFYAEHFSDPDGRIRATFEVIWLSGWAPHESQQQPLKPGSAKASLADAVRGLKP, encoded by the coding sequence ATGGCTCCGAATCCCTCCGCCCCGATCCTGTTCGACCGCGCGCTGCTGCGCGCCCGCCAGGCCCGCGCCAGAAAGCTGGGAGCTGCCACCTTCCTGCTCGACCGCGCGGCGGAGGAGATGGACGAGCGCCTCCACGCCGTGCTGCGCACCTTCACCAACGGCGCCGACGTCGCCACGCCGGGCGACGGCCTGCGGGCCGCGATCGCCGACCGCGTCGGCACACTCGCGCATGTCGCTGTGCCCGATGCCGAGGGCGACGGCCTTGGCCTTGCGCCGGAATCGCTCGATCTCGCCGTCTCCGCGCTGGGACTGCATTTCGTCAACGACCTGCCCGGCGTGATGGCGCAGCTTCGCCGCGCGCTGAAGCCGGACGGCCTGCTGATGGTGGCGATGCTCGGCGGCGATACGCTGACCGAACTGCGACAGAGTTTTGCCGCGGCGGAAGCCGAACTCGACGGCGGCCTGTCTCCGCGCGTGGCACCCTTCGCCGACCTGCGCGACCTCGGCGCGCTGCTGCAGCGCGCTGGCTTTGCGCTGCCGGTCACCGATGTCGAGCGCATCGTCGTGCGCTACGACAGCGCCTTCGCGCTGATGCAGGATCTCCGGCGGATGGGCGCCACCAATGTTCTGATGGAGCGCCGCCGCACCCCGCTGCGCCGCGCCACGCTGCTACGGATGGCCCAGTTCTACGCCGAACATTTCAGCGATCCCGACGGCCGCATCCGCGCGACCTTCGAAGTGATCTGGCTGTCCGGCTGGGCCCCGCATGAAAGCCAGCAGCAGCCGCTCAAGCCGGGCTCGGCGAAGGCCAGTCTCGCCGATGCCGTGCGGGGTTTGAAGCCGTAG
- a CDS encoding (deoxy)nucleoside triphosphate pyrophosphohydrolase, translated as MKLVLVVACALVDADGRVLIAQRPEGKALAGLWEFPGGKLEPNERPEAALIRELHEEIGINVQEACLAPLTFASHAYDDFHLLMPLYICRRWEGLAVAREGQQLAWVRANKLRDYPMPAADIPLIPHLIDLL; from the coding sequence GTGAAACTCGTTCTGGTCGTCGCCTGCGCCTTGGTCGATGCCGACGGCCGCGTGCTGATCGCGCAGCGGCCGGAAGGCAAGGCGCTGGCCGGGCTGTGGGAATTTCCCGGCGGCAAGCTCGAACCCAATGAGCGGCCGGAGGCGGCGCTGATCCGCGAGTTGCACGAGGAGATCGGCATCAATGTGCAGGAAGCCTGCCTGGCGCCGCTGACCTTCGCCAGCCACGCCTATGATGACTTCCACCTGTTGATGCCGCTGTACATCTGCCGGCGCTGGGAAGGCCTCGCGGTGGCGCGCGAGGGCCAGCAACTGGCCTGGGTGCGCGCCAACAAATTGCGCGACTACCCGATGCCCGCCGCGGACATCCCGCTGATCCCGCATCTGATCGATCTGTTGTAG
- the argJ gene encoding bifunctional glutamate N-acetyltransferase/amino-acid acetyltransferase ArgJ: MALPVSPLAPTIVPEMPAIAGVRLATAAAGIRYKGRTDVLLAVMDKGTTAAGVFTTSKCPSAPVEWCRAKLKGGSARALVVNSGNANAFTGKNGRAATKLTGDIAAKAVGCKADDVFLASTGVIGEPLDASKFDGVLATLADSATPDGWMDAARAIMTTDTFPKVATATVKLGKAKVTINGMAKGSGMIAPDMATMLAFVFTDAPISASALQALLKAGVTDTFNAVTVDGDTSTSDSLMMFATGAAAANGAPKITKAADPQLKPFVKALQGLLADLAEQVARDGEGARKLIEVIVEGATSKASARKIAQSIANSPLVKTAVAGEDANWGRVVMAVGKAGQPADRDKLSISFNGIRVAKSGARDPAYDEKEVSATMKKPTIQIKVALGLGTGRDRMLTCDLTKEYIAINGDYRS, translated from the coding sequence ATGGCCCTTCCCGTCTCCCCGCTCGCCCCGACCATTGTTCCCGAGATGCCTGCCATTGCCGGCGTGCGCCTGGCCACGGCCGCGGCCGGGATTCGCTACAAAGGCCGCACCGATGTGCTGCTGGCGGTGATGGACAAGGGCACCACGGCCGCCGGCGTATTCACGACGTCGAAATGTCCGTCGGCCCCCGTGGAATGGTGCCGCGCTAAATTGAAGGGCGGTTCTGCCCGAGCTCTGGTCGTCAATTCCGGCAACGCCAACGCGTTCACCGGCAAGAACGGCCGGGCCGCGACCAAACTGACCGGCGACATCGCGGCCAAAGCTGTCGGCTGCAAGGCGGACGATGTGTTCCTGGCCTCGACTGGTGTAATCGGCGAGCCGCTCGACGCCAGCAAGTTCGACGGCGTGCTGGCGACGCTGGCGGACAGCGCCACGCCGGATGGCTGGATGGACGCCGCGCGTGCGATCATGACCACCGACACCTTCCCGAAAGTCGCCACCGCCACGGTCAAGCTCGGCAAGGCCAAGGTGACCATCAACGGCATGGCCAAGGGCTCAGGCATGATCGCGCCGGACATGGCAACCATGCTGGCCTTCGTGTTCACCGATGCGCCGATTTCGGCTTCCGCGTTGCAGGCGCTGCTGAAGGCCGGCGTCACCGATACGTTCAATGCTGTCACCGTCGATGGCGACACCTCGACTTCCGATTCTCTGATGATGTTCGCGACGGGTGCCGCCGCGGCAAACGGCGCGCCGAAGATCACCAAGGCCGCAGACCCGCAGTTGAAGCCGTTCGTCAAGGCGCTGCAGGGGCTGCTCGCCGATCTCGCCGAGCAGGTCGCGCGCGATGGCGAAGGCGCGCGCAAGCTGATCGAGGTGATCGTCGAGGGCGCGACCTCCAAGGCCTCGGCGCGCAAGATCGCCCAGTCGATCGCCAATTCGCCGCTGGTGAAGACCGCGGTGGCCGGCGAGGACGCCAATTGGGGCCGCGTGGTGATGGCGGTCGGCAAGGCCGGCCAGCCCGCCGACCGGGACAAGCTATCGATCTCGTTCAACGGCATCCGCGTGGCGAAATCGGGCGCGCGCGATCCGGCCTATGACGAGAAGGAAGTGTCGGCGACGATGAAGAAGCCGACCATCCAGATCAAGGTTGCGCTGGGCTTGGGCACCGGCCGCGACCGCATGCTGACCTGCGATCTCACCAAGGAATACATCGCGATCAATGGCGACTACCGGTCGTGA